One genomic window of Legionella jordanis includes the following:
- the ubiA gene encoding 4-hydroxybenzoate octaprenyltransferase, whose amino-acid sequence MRFDKPIGILLLWWPTAWALWLANAGQPSKTLVGLFFLGTTLMRAAGCVMNDIADRNIDRHVQRTKNRPLTSGQLSLQEALAILFVLLLGSLVVLTQLPKECFYYALIAVFITILYPFCKRFLQSPQLVLSIAFSMGIPMVYAASNQSLDKTMWLLMLINALWIIAYDTEYAMVDREDDLKIGVKSTAILFASYDRLVIGLLQVLFHLLWLPLALDLASGFFWCCWLLASFNLLLQQKLLANRKSQDCFKAFLSNNYYGLLMWSGIVLSRWN is encoded by the coding sequence ATGCGTTTTGATAAACCCATTGGTATCCTCTTGCTTTGGTGGCCAACTGCTTGGGCACTGTGGCTGGCTAATGCGGGACAACCATCAAAGACGCTAGTCGGACTTTTTTTTCTCGGTACAACTCTTATGAGAGCTGCTGGTTGTGTAATGAACGATATCGCGGATAGAAATATCGATCGACACGTTCAAAGAACAAAAAATAGGCCTCTCACTTCGGGGCAGCTGAGTTTGCAAGAAGCCCTGGCCATACTTTTTGTTCTACTTTTAGGATCATTAGTGGTTCTAACCCAGCTGCCAAAAGAATGCTTCTATTACGCTTTGATAGCAGTTTTTATTACCATCCTATATCCCTTTTGCAAACGTTTTTTGCAAAGTCCTCAGCTTGTTTTAAGCATTGCCTTTTCTATGGGCATACCTATGGTTTATGCAGCCTCTAACCAATCACTCGATAAAACAATGTGGCTGTTAATGTTGATAAATGCTTTGTGGATAATAGCCTATGACACCGAATATGCCATGGTAGACCGTGAGGATGATTTAAAAATAGGGGTTAAGTCCACTGCTATTTTGTTTGCCTCGTACGATCGGTTAGTGATTGGTCTTTTACAAGTTTTGTTCCATTTGCTGTGGTTGCCCTTGGCGCTGGATTTGGCATCAGGATTCTTTTGGTGTTGTTGGCTACTGGCCTCATTTAATTTATTGCTTCAACAGAAATTACTAGCCAATCGTAAATCACAAGATTGTTTTAAAGCCTTTCTAAGCAATAATTATTATGGTTTGTTGATGTGGTCAGGCATTGTTTTATCCAGGTGGAACTAG
- a CDS encoding chorismate--pyruvate lyase family protein — translation MMAILAVCSIMHSDLESLLPNIHQPPTSLLPWLTHPYSLTDKLKEETGQANLLVLKQEWRAVTWWDKFTLGLVNDDLVFHREILMSSANRPCWYARTIIPESSHRNNPELFARLKQESLGVIVFNNSEVRRKHVHHYSIDFLSLEYYWLTKIHSEPGAKFWARFSVFTLKQGNPFYLVEIFLPELLRIKQ, via the coding sequence ATGATGGCTATTTTAGCTGTCTGTTCTATCATGCATTCTGATTTAGAGAGTTTACTACCGAATATTCATCAACCTCCGACTTCTTTATTACCTTGGCTTACCCATCCATACTCTTTAACGGATAAATTGAAAGAAGAAACAGGGCAAGCCAATTTGCTTGTACTCAAACAAGAGTGGAGAGCAGTCACCTGGTGGGATAAATTTACTTTAGGCCTAGTGAATGATGATCTTGTATTTCATCGTGAAATTCTAATGTCTTCCGCAAATAGGCCCTGTTGGTATGCAAGAACTATTATTCCTGAATCAAGTCACCGTAATAATCCGGAATTGTTTGCTCGCCTAAAACAGGAATCACTCGGAGTGATTGTTTTTAATAATTCCGAGGTAAGGCGCAAACATGTGCACCATTATTCGATTGATTTCCTCTCATTGGAGTATTATTGGCTTACTAAGATCCATTCAGAACCTGGTGCCAAGTTCTGGGCCAGATTTTCTGTATTTACTCTCAAACAAGGTAACCCTTTTTATTTGGTTGAAATTTTTCTACCCGAACTTTTGAGGATCAAACAGTGA
- a CDS encoding sugar porter family MFS transporter, with amino-acid sequence MAWLVAIIGSVTGFLFGYDEGIIAGSLGLIRNYFNLNHTDVGLIASALPFGALIGSTLIGAFIASRFIKHFGRRPLLFWAGLLFLLGSLGTAMADAEWLLIMARFVLGLAIGTAAVTTPLYLAESAAMQQRGAMVAIYQLAITIGIVCAYSANYLLIEHQAWRVMFASSAIPSLILIFGIFFLPESPRWLMSVGREEAAEKALKRLRKNQNIQQEFCEIKNTLANEPAGNHWRSLFKKPLLPVLSLGMALFCLQQLSGINVIIYFAPEIFKNLGFNNAVGQMLATMGIGIINLLVTIAAVFYVDRLGRRKLLLIGFTGASISLLSLSIFSFYQAGLLTYLSVLCLTVYIFSFAISIGPVPHIAMSEIFPLRVRGIGMGMSSLSNWGFNTVTVFTFPILHHYFGIELTFALYAMICFFGLIWTYFYMPETKNISLEAIENYLMSGKDLRFLGREEDNLRVSAEQPGLA; translated from the coding sequence ATGGCATGGTTAGTAGCGATCATTGGATCAGTAACGGGATTTTTATTTGGGTATGACGAAGGGATTATTGCCGGTTCTTTAGGTTTAATACGTAATTATTTTAATCTAAATCATACGGATGTGGGGTTAATCGCCTCCGCTTTACCCTTTGGTGCTTTAATTGGTTCTACATTAATTGGAGCATTCATTGCATCACGCTTCATAAAACATTTTGGTAGACGGCCCTTGTTGTTCTGGGCGGGTCTATTGTTTCTTCTTGGTTCTCTGGGAACAGCTATGGCTGATGCAGAATGGTTGCTCATTATGGCTCGTTTTGTCTTAGGTTTGGCCATTGGTACGGCAGCAGTGACAACTCCTCTTTATTTAGCAGAGAGTGCCGCAATGCAGCAACGTGGTGCCATGGTCGCTATATATCAGCTGGCGATTACCATTGGAATTGTTTGTGCCTATTCAGCCAATTATTTACTTATCGAACATCAAGCATGGCGGGTCATGTTTGCCTCAAGTGCCATTCCTTCACTTATTTTAATTTTCGGCATCTTCTTTTTACCCGAATCACCAAGATGGTTAATGAGTGTTGGCAGGGAAGAGGCTGCGGAAAAAGCTTTAAAACGACTGCGTAAAAATCAGAATATACAACAGGAATTCTGTGAAATTAAAAATACACTTGCCAATGAACCGGCGGGAAATCATTGGAGAAGCTTATTTAAAAAGCCGCTTTTGCCGGTATTATCATTAGGAATGGCTTTATTTTGTCTGCAGCAATTAAGTGGGATCAATGTCATTATTTACTTTGCCCCTGAAATTTTCAAAAATTTGGGCTTTAACAATGCGGTTGGACAAATGCTGGCGACCATGGGTATAGGTATCATTAATTTATTAGTTACCATAGCAGCTGTTTTCTACGTTGATCGCCTAGGCCGCAGAAAATTACTGCTTATCGGCTTTACAGGTGCGTCTATCAGTTTACTGAGCTTGAGCATTTTCTCCTTTTATCAAGCAGGCTTATTAACCTATTTATCGGTACTTTGTCTTACCGTTTACATTTTTTCTTTTGCCATCAGCATTGGCCCCGTGCCCCACATTGCCATGTCAGAAATTTTTCCTTTACGGGTTCGCGGTATTGGTATGGGAATGTCTTCCTTAAGCAATTGGGGATTTAATACAGTTACAGTATTTACTTTTCCCATTTTGCATCATTATTTTGGAATTGAACTGACGTTTGCCTTATATGCAATGATTTGTTTCTTTGGCCTGATTTGGACATACTTCTATATGCCAGAAACCAAAAATATTAGTCTTGAGGCCATTGAGAATTACCTTATGAGTGGAAAGGATCTGCGTTTTTTGGGAAGAGAAGAAGACAACTTGCGTGTTTCAGCAGAACAGCCTGGTTTGGCTTAA
- a CDS encoding bifunctional 4-hydroxy-2-oxoglutarate aldolase/2-dehydro-3-deoxy-phosphogluconate aldolase: protein MSIDHWNIKPKDLFSLSPIIPVIVLEDLADALPLARALVEGGMKVLEITLRTPVAYKAIGLLRQELPDVLIGAGTVLNPSQLNNCIGAGAQFAISPGLTQDLLKAGLNAEIAYVPAAASLSEMMEGFGLGYDHFKFFPAEYVGGLGMLKAIQGPLPQLQFCATGGINENNYLDYLSLANVACVGGTWMLPKTLVQQKSWQRITELALAANREALSIE, encoded by the coding sequence ATGTCCATTGATCATTGGAATATAAAACCGAAGGACTTATTTTCTTTAAGCCCAATCATTCCTGTTATTGTCCTTGAGGATTTGGCTGACGCATTGCCATTAGCCCGCGCTTTAGTTGAGGGTGGGATGAAGGTTTTAGAGATTACACTTAGAACTCCTGTCGCTTATAAGGCCATTGGCTTATTAAGACAGGAGTTGCCTGATGTTCTTATTGGTGCAGGTACGGTGCTGAACCCTTCGCAACTGAATAATTGCATTGGAGCTGGTGCCCAATTTGCAATTAGCCCTGGGCTTACACAGGATTTACTCAAAGCGGGCTTAAACGCAGAAATTGCTTACGTTCCTGCCGCAGCAAGCCTTTCTGAAATGATGGAAGGATTCGGCCTGGGCTATGATCACTTTAAATTTTTTCCGGCAGAATACGTTGGTGGATTAGGTATGCTTAAGGCCATTCAAGGCCCTTTGCCACAACTGCAATTTTGTGCCACAGGTGGAATTAATGAGAATAATTATCTGGACTATTTGAGTTTAGCTAATGTAGCCTGTGTTGGTGGAACGTGGATGCTCCCAAAGACGCTTGTCCAGCAAAAATCTTGGCAACGAATCACAGAATTGGCTTTGGCTGCAAACCGGGAAGCACTTTCAATTGAATGA
- a CDS encoding glucokinase — protein MNFQPHLFDEQRYAIVADIGGTNARFCCVDLHTFTFNRMAIYACANFPSLQEALLFYQKTQQLEEIKHVAIAIACPITDDFIRMTNFHWEFSLAEMKERLALAHLQVINDFAAIAMSLPVLKDSEKIQIGRGLVNLEKAMVVLGAGTGLGVAHLIPNENNFIALAGEGGHVSFAAQNEQEWFIQRFLTEQYGHVSCERLLSGPGLENIYLALAAYHHKKIPAATAAEISHLALSGQCDLAAASVRQFFATLGSLAGDLALSLGAFGGVYIAGGIVPKLITFAKESEFRARFEAKGRSSLFNQQIASFVVVTEQPGLIGAAQYLKQNMAREHYVH, from the coding sequence ATGAATTTTCAGCCGCACCTGTTTGATGAACAGCGTTATGCCATTGTAGCTGATATTGGCGGCACCAATGCCCGTTTTTGCTGTGTTGATTTGCACACGTTCACCTTTAATAGAATGGCTATCTATGCCTGCGCGAATTTTCCATCTTTGCAGGAAGCGCTGTTGTTCTATCAAAAAACTCAGCAACTGGAAGAAATAAAACACGTTGCTATTGCTATAGCTTGTCCAATAACCGATGATTTTATTCGCATGACTAATTTTCATTGGGAATTTTCTCTTGCTGAAATGAAAGAGCGTCTGGCTCTGGCGCATTTGCAAGTGATTAATGATTTTGCCGCAATTGCGATGAGCTTACCTGTGCTCAAAGACTCTGAAAAAATACAAATTGGCCGTGGTTTGGTTAATTTGGAGAAAGCCATGGTTGTCCTGGGTGCCGGTACGGGCTTGGGTGTGGCTCATCTGATTCCTAATGAGAATAATTTCATTGCTTTGGCAGGCGAGGGCGGACATGTTAGTTTTGCTGCCCAAAACGAGCAGGAATGGTTTATCCAGCGCTTTTTGACTGAGCAATACGGTCATGTTTCATGTGAACGGTTGTTATCAGGACCTGGCTTGGAGAACATTTATTTAGCTCTTGCCGCCTATCATCACAAAAAAATTCCTGCAGCTACTGCTGCCGAAATTTCCCATTTAGCCCTGAGCGGCCAATGTGACTTGGCCGCTGCCTCCGTAAGGCAATTTTTTGCCACTTTAGGCTCTCTGGCTGGAGACTTGGCCTTGTCTTTGGGTGCTTTCGGGGGAGTGTATATCGCAGGGGGAATTGTTCCTAAGCTAATCACATTTGCGAAAGAAAGTGAATTTCGTGCACGATTTGAAGCAAAAGGACGATCCAGTTTATTTAATCAACAAATTGCTAGTTTTGTCGTAGTTACCGAACAACCGGGACTGATTGGCGCTGCGCAGTACTTAAAACAAAACATGGCGAGGGAGCATTATGTCCATTGA
- the edd gene encoding phosphogluconate dehydratase: MHPTIKQVTTRIINRSRISRANYLERIEQAVLQKPSRSVLNCGNLAHGFAACSLNKKNDLKSMIKPNIAIVSAYNDMLSAHQPYEKYPALIKQALEESSAIGQFAGGVPAMCDGVTQGQPGMELSLMSRDVIAMSAAIALSHNMFDGGLMLGICDKIVPGMLIAALSFGHLPFVFVPAGPMPTGISNKEKARIRQLYAEGKVSREALLDAEAASYHSPGTCTFFGTANSNQVMVEVMGLHLPGASFVNPETQLRDELTKEAARKVVSLTHLSGNYLPIGKMVDEKAIVNAALALLATGGSTNHSMHLVAIARAAGIIINWDDLAELSTAVPLIARIYPNGQADINQFQRAGGMSFLIKTLLEHELLHEDVQTIMGFGLNAYRQQPLLQNQTLSWINGPDESLDKDVLTSAANPFKEQGGLQVLSGNLGRAVIKTSALASLEAIHAPAVVFSNQDELEAAFKAGDLNRDCVAVVRFQGPKACGMPELHKLTPSLSLLLDRGYKVALLTDGRMSGASGKVPAAIHLTPEAIDGGLIAKIQTGDLIFLDIKNGLLELEVPEEELVKRQLAKPETQSYYGMGRELFSKFRLQLTGAEEGASALFLNEENLDEFSAAPV; encoded by the coding sequence ATGCATCCCACCATAAAACAGGTCACCACACGAATTATTAACCGCAGCAGAATCAGTCGTGCTAATTATCTAGAGCGGATTGAGCAAGCTGTTTTACAGAAACCTTCTCGTAGCGTCCTTAATTGTGGCAATCTCGCTCATGGTTTTGCAGCTTGTTCACTCAACAAAAAAAACGATTTAAAAAGCATGATAAAGCCTAATATCGCTATAGTATCTGCTTACAATGATATGCTGTCTGCTCATCAACCCTATGAAAAATACCCGGCACTTATAAAGCAAGCACTTGAAGAGAGTTCCGCTATTGGGCAATTTGCAGGTGGCGTACCTGCAATGTGCGATGGCGTTACCCAAGGGCAACCTGGCATGGAGCTCAGTTTGATGAGCCGGGATGTTATTGCCATGTCTGCAGCCATCGCTTTGTCTCACAACATGTTTGATGGTGGTTTAATGCTTGGGATCTGCGATAAAATTGTTCCCGGGATGCTGATTGCCGCATTAAGCTTTGGTCATTTGCCTTTTGTTTTTGTTCCGGCAGGGCCTATGCCGACCGGTATTTCCAATAAGGAAAAAGCCCGCATTCGTCAACTGTATGCAGAAGGGAAAGTTAGCAGAGAAGCTTTACTGGATGCAGAGGCGGCATCCTATCATTCTCCTGGCACCTGTACTTTTTTTGGGACGGCCAATTCGAACCAGGTCATGGTTGAAGTAATGGGCCTTCATTTACCCGGAGCTTCTTTTGTAAACCCAGAAACTCAGCTAAGGGATGAACTCACAAAAGAGGCTGCCAGGAAGGTCGTTTCTCTCACTCATTTGAGTGGCAACTATTTACCCATTGGCAAAATGGTAGACGAAAAAGCCATTGTTAACGCTGCGTTGGCTTTACTGGCTACAGGAGGCTCAACCAATCACAGTATGCATCTGGTGGCCATCGCCAGGGCTGCAGGCATCATCATTAATTGGGATGATTTGGCCGAGCTTTCAACAGCTGTTCCTCTGATTGCCCGCATTTATCCAAATGGACAAGCCGATATTAATCAATTCCAAAGGGCAGGAGGAATGTCTTTTCTCATTAAAACCTTGCTTGAGCATGAATTGTTACACGAAGATGTTCAAACGATAATGGGATTCGGTTTAAATGCTTACCGCCAACAGCCTTTACTTCAGAATCAAACACTGTCTTGGATAAATGGTCCTGATGAATCCCTGGATAAAGATGTGTTAACGTCAGCGGCAAATCCTTTTAAAGAACAAGGTGGATTGCAAGTCTTATCAGGTAATCTTGGCAGAGCCGTTATTAAAACTTCCGCTTTGGCGTCCCTTGAAGCTATTCATGCTCCGGCTGTCGTTTTCTCAAATCAGGATGAATTGGAGGCTGCGTTTAAAGCAGGCGACTTAAATCGCGATTGTGTGGCTGTGGTTCGGTTTCAGGGACCTAAAGCTTGCGGCATGCCTGAATTACATAAGCTCACACCTTCCTTATCTTTGCTGCTCGACAGAGGATATAAAGTGGCTTTGCTAACGGACGGACGAATGTCAGGGGCATCCGGGAAAGTACCTGCTGCTATTCATCTTACGCCTGAAGCCATAGATGGTGGATTAATTGCCAAAATACAAACAGGTGATTTGATTTTTCTGGACATCAAAAATGGCCTTTTAGAACTTGAAGTGCCTGAAGAAGAATTGGTCAAGCGTCAGCTTGCTAAACCGGAAACCCAAAGCTATTACGGCATGGGCAGGGAGTTATTCAGTAAGTTTCGCCTGCAGCTGACTGGGGCTGAGGAAGGGGCTTCGGCTCTGTTTTTAAACGAGGAAAACCTGGATGAATTTTCAGCCGCACCTGTTTGA
- the pgl gene encoding 6-phosphogluconolactonase, translating into MKLHRFQNPEELNQQFAKQITECLAKAIHQRGHAYLAVAGGKTPLGLFKELADADLAWEKITITLTDERFISPTDPDSNEFQIKQHLLKNKAANAQFISLYQPNIDELEGQEALQNRMSSVPAFDVVLLGMGEDGHTASLFPCSKELAQGLETTDNFLIVHPGKAPYKRISLSKARLLKSRNIFLQLVGTNKLNTLEKALSGADPLEMPIRVFLHHPEVDLQIMFAP; encoded by the coding sequence ATGAAATTACATCGTTTTCAAAATCCGGAAGAACTAAATCAACAATTTGCCAAGCAAATAACAGAATGTTTGGCAAAAGCCATCCATCAGCGCGGACATGCTTACTTGGCCGTTGCAGGGGGTAAAACCCCCTTAGGCCTTTTTAAGGAATTGGCAGATGCTGATTTAGCATGGGAAAAAATAACCATTACCTTAACCGATGAGCGCTTCATATCCCCTACGGATCCTGATAGCAATGAATTTCAAATCAAGCAGCATTTGCTGAAAAATAAAGCTGCGAACGCGCAGTTTATCAGTTTATATCAGCCGAACATCGATGAACTGGAGGGACAAGAAGCACTCCAAAACCGCATGTCGTCAGTACCTGCTTTTGATGTTGTGCTTTTGGGAATGGGGGAGGATGGTCATACTGCCTCATTATTCCCCTGCAGCAAAGAATTGGCGCAGGGTTTGGAAACGACAGACAATTTCTTAATCGTTCATCCCGGAAAGGCTCCTTACAAACGCATATCCTTATCTAAAGCTCGTTTACTCAAAAGCCGCAACATTTTTTTGCAGCTTGTTGGTACCAACAAATTAAATACTTTAGAAAAAGCTCTAAGTGGAGCCGATCCACTAGAAATGCCTATTCGGGTTTTTCTCCATCATCCCGAAGTTGATTTGCAAATCATGTTTGCACCCTAA
- the zwf gene encoding glucose-6-phosphate dehydrogenase — protein sequence MNIANSKACDLILFGTLGDLAGRKLLPALYQLEKANLLAKDTRIIGVARENISTAVYVERVEEKLNKFLNAPIESGVWARLQERLHYLNIDLSQAIDYEKLTQVTDPAKRIPVSYFATPPSLFGQISQGLSMIGLSKAPARVVLEKPIGHDLASSIIINDEVSRYFNEDQIYRIDHYLGKETVLNLLVLRFANAIFSSNWDNTAIEHVQITVAEEVGVEGRWGYYDDAGQTRDMVQNHLLQILSLVAMEPPSNLDADSIRDEKLKVLKALRPIDISNVQENTVRGQYTRGYVKGKLVPGYLEEEDARSNSRTESFVALKVNIDNWRWAGVPFYLRTGKRMPKKHSEVAICFKSQPHNIFQNLYRHLTPNKLIIRLQPDEGVEIQIMNKVPGLEEQMQLQQSKLDLSFDKTFKSQRIADAYERLLLEVTLGNQYLFVRRDEVEQAWKWVDGILAAWKHYNESPLAYQAGTWGPVAAISLMARDGRNWDE from the coding sequence ATGAATATAGCCAATAGTAAAGCATGCGATTTAATTTTATTCGGCACTTTAGGGGATCTTGCCGGACGTAAATTATTACCAGCTCTCTATCAATTGGAAAAAGCCAATCTATTGGCTAAAGATACTCGTATTATTGGTGTCGCTCGCGAAAACATAAGTACCGCAGTTTACGTTGAACGTGTTGAAGAAAAATTAAACAAATTTCTAAATGCGCCTATTGAGTCAGGAGTGTGGGCTCGTCTTCAGGAACGATTGCATTACCTAAACATTGACTTAAGCCAGGCAATCGACTACGAAAAACTGACGCAAGTGACGGATCCGGCAAAAAGGATTCCCGTAAGCTATTTTGCAACACCGCCCTCATTGTTTGGACAAATCAGCCAGGGATTATCCATGATTGGCTTGTCCAAAGCGCCTGCTCGTGTGGTTTTAGAAAAACCCATAGGGCATGACCTTGCCTCTTCAATTATTATTAATGATGAAGTCTCCCGCTACTTTAATGAAGACCAAATTTATCGAATTGATCATTATTTAGGTAAAGAAACTGTTTTAAATCTTTTAGTACTGCGTTTTGCCAATGCTATTTTTAGTTCGAACTGGGACAATACGGCAATTGAACACGTGCAAATCACCGTCGCAGAGGAGGTGGGAGTAGAAGGTCGCTGGGGGTACTACGACGATGCAGGTCAAACCCGAGACATGGTGCAGAACCATTTACTTCAAATCCTGTCGCTTGTTGCTATGGAGCCTCCAAGTAATTTGGATGCGGACAGCATTCGCGATGAAAAACTCAAGGTGTTAAAGGCCCTGCGTCCAATTGATATTTCAAATGTCCAGGAGAATACAGTCCGGGGTCAATATACACGAGGTTATGTCAAGGGTAAGCTTGTGCCTGGTTACTTGGAAGAAGAAGATGCGCGCTCCAATAGTAGAACTGAAAGCTTCGTTGCTCTAAAAGTGAATATTGATAACTGGCGATGGGCGGGTGTCCCTTTCTATTTGCGAACGGGAAAAAGGATGCCCAAAAAGCATAGTGAAGTTGCTATTTGCTTTAAATCACAACCTCATAATATTTTTCAAAATCTCTACCGTCACCTTACTCCAAATAAATTAATTATTCGTTTGCAACCCGATGAAGGGGTTGAGATCCAAATCATGAATAAAGTACCGGGTTTGGAAGAGCAAATGCAATTGCAGCAATCCAAACTGGATTTAAGTTTTGATAAAACATTTAAATCACAGCGAATCGCTGATGCCTATGAGCGTTTGTTGCTTGAGGTGACCTTAGGAAATCAGTATCTGTTCGTGCGCCGTGATGAGGTCGAGCAAGCCTGGAAATGGGTCGATGGCATTCTGGCAGCCTGGAAACACTACAACGAGTCTCCCTTAGCCTATCAAGCGGGTACCTGGGGGCCGGTTGCTGCTATTTCTTTGATGGCACGCGATGGGCGAAATTGGGATGAATAA
- a CDS encoding PA0069 family radical SAM protein, with protein MNDPHNRIKAKNRGAISNPEGRFELNTYEYFYDGWDLEEEGLPPLETKLMPEFSKSIISRNDSPDLGFEQSINPYRGCEHGCIYCYARPSHAYVNLSPGLDFETKIFYKMDAASLLAQELNKPRYQCKPIVLGANTDPYQPAEGTFKITRSLLEVLKDHNHPVIIITKNSLIERDLDLLSAMAKENLVRVAISITSLSRDLKRILEPRTSAPSARLRSMKSLSENGIPVRAMVAPIIPMVNDMELEKILQSASEAGADYANYVLIRLPHEVKDLFKEWLGEHFPLRAEHIMSLIRQMRGGKDYDSTFGKRMRGEGEFANLIESRFAMACKRFKLNTKPIPELDVSKFRKKNSPHSPGQLSLWNEEDYG; from the coding sequence ATGAACGATCCACACAATCGAATTAAAGCAAAAAACAGAGGTGCAATCAGCAATCCTGAGGGGAGATTTGAACTTAATACCTATGAATATTTTTATGACGGCTGGGATCTAGAGGAGGAGGGTTTGCCGCCATTAGAGACCAAGCTTATGCCTGAGTTTTCCAAGTCAATTATCTCACGCAACGATTCCCCAGATCTTGGTTTTGAGCAATCCATTAATCCCTATCGGGGCTGTGAACATGGATGCATTTACTGCTATGCCCGCCCCAGTCATGCTTATGTGAATTTATCTCCTGGTTTGGACTTTGAAACCAAGATCTTTTATAAAATGGATGCAGCCAGTTTATTGGCTCAAGAACTGAATAAGCCTCGCTACCAATGCAAGCCGATTGTATTAGGGGCAAACACGGATCCCTATCAGCCTGCGGAAGGTACTTTTAAGATTACTCGAAGCTTGCTGGAGGTTTTAAAGGATCACAATCATCCGGTCATCATTATCACTAAGAATTCCTTAATTGAGCGAGATTTGGACCTTCTGAGCGCAATGGCTAAGGAAAACCTGGTGCGGGTGGCAATAAGCATTACCTCGCTTTCCCGAGATCTGAAACGTATTTTAGAGCCGCGCACATCGGCTCCCTCAGCACGGTTGCGGTCAATGAAATCATTGTCTGAAAATGGCATCCCGGTTCGTGCCATGGTGGCGCCAATTATCCCCATGGTCAATGACATGGAGCTTGAGAAAATCTTACAATCCGCAAGCGAAGCCGGAGCCGATTACGCAAATTATGTATTAATTAGATTGCCTCACGAAGTGAAGGATCTTTTTAAAGAATGGCTGGGTGAGCATTTTCCGCTCCGTGCTGAGCACATCATGAGCTTGATTCGTCAAATGAGAGGAGGCAAAGACTACGATTCTACCTTTGGCAAACGAATGAGAGGCGAAGGGGAATTCGCCAATCTAATCGAGAGCCGGTTTGCGATGGCTTGTAAACGTTTCAAGCTCAACACCAAACCCATCCCTGAGCTTGATGTGAGCAAATTCAGGAAAAAAAATTCCCCACATAGCCCTGGGCAACTGAGTTTATGGAATGAAGAAGATTATGGATAA
- a CDS encoding acyltransferase family protein — protein sequence MNQQLTCIRSRLLSLDVFRGFTIALMILVNSPGNRSTYSWLEHSAWNGCTLADVVFPFFLFIVGVSLVFSLNKARSKGVSSAQLSKKILRRTFIIFFIGLCLNLFPYHGLEHLRVYGVLQRIAVCYAAAAFVFLYSSVVSQLLICSALLLCYWMVIPLSSGHGHFSLVSLTPEHNLGAYVDRLLFSGSHLYGKTYDPEGLLSTLPAVASTMIGNFVGIWLSSATKAFFKFYGLVIAGLICAAAGWVWGLSFPINKILWTSSYVLWTSGLAMLILAFCYGLIDIRNIENWCKPFEIFGLNALAVYILHVLFLKIQFMIPMPSGNLKSYFTQLLFGWASSTNASLFYALSYTLLWYFILWIFYRKNIFIKI from the coding sequence ATGAATCAGCAACTGACATGCATTCGCTCAAGATTGCTTTCTCTCGATGTCTTTCGTGGCTTTACCATTGCTTTAATGATATTGGTAAATAGTCCAGGCAATCGCAGCACCTATTCCTGGCTTGAGCATTCTGCGTGGAATGGATGTACTTTAGCCGATGTGGTATTCCCGTTTTTTTTATTTATAGTCGGCGTATCCCTGGTTTTTTCCTTGAATAAGGCAAGGTCAAAAGGAGTTTCTTCTGCGCAGCTGTCAAAAAAAATCCTTCGTCGCACCTTCATTATTTTTTTTATTGGCCTTTGCTTAAATCTTTTCCCATACCATGGTCTTGAACATTTAAGGGTGTATGGGGTCTTACAGCGAATTGCAGTTTGCTATGCAGCCGCTGCCTTTGTTTTTTTATATTCTTCAGTGGTTTCCCAGCTTCTGATTTGCTCAGCTCTTTTACTGTGTTACTGGATGGTCATCCCTTTATCATCTGGTCATGGCCATTTTTCCCTGGTTTCTCTTACTCCAGAACACAATTTAGGGGCATATGTTGACCGTTTGCTGTTTTCAGGCAGCCATCTATATGGCAAAACTTATGATCCTGAAGGTTTATTGAGCACTCTGCCTGCTGTTGCAAGCACGATGATTGGCAATTTTGTTGGTATTTGGCTTTCATCCGCAACCAAAGCTTTCTTTAAATTCTATGGCCTTGTGATCGCTGGTTTGATATGTGCTGCGGCCGGATGGGTTTGGGGACTTAGCTTTCCCATCAATAAAATTCTTTGGACCAGCTCTTATGTGTTATGGACAAGTGGCCTAGCAATGCTCATTCTGGCTTTCTGTTATGGTCTGATAGATATACGAAACATTGAAAACTGGTGCAAACCCTTTGAAATTTTTGGTCTAAATGCTTTGGCCGTTTACATCCTCCATGTTTTGTTTCTTAAAATTCAATTTATGATTCCGATGCCTTCTGGAAATTTAAAGAGTTATTTTACGCAATTGCTTTTTGGTTGGGCAAGCAGCACAAATGCCTCCCTGTTTTATGCATTAAGTTACACTTTGCTCTGGTATTTTATTCTTTGGATTTTTTACCGAAAAAACATCTTCATTAAAATTTGA